A single genomic interval of Cytophagales bacterium harbors:
- a CDS encoding transglycosylase SLT domain-containing protein, with protein sequence MKKNTQIIILCIIIIFLLAYILYMLFIQKHPEHSGEYPPHYRYYPFEIPKELSFAGEPVPLENIDVSERFEREMLINTYWSASTILLMKRANRWLPAIDTILKKKQIPQDFRYLCVIESMLKNVISPKRATGFWQFLKGTGREFGLEINREVDERYDPIKSTYAACKYFNKAYKTFGNWTDVAASYNRGIYGIKRAYKKQKVASYYDLQLNRETSRYLFRILAMKELLEHPLHYGYNISENFLYQPFDSREVVVDSTINDLVEFAFDQKINFRILKRYNPWLRSKTLTIKNPKKTYKILIPNNLSEFKLFFRYIFIDTAAVDSLPGYEPTIPYLPGKEPDTLTEKENIEYEDVSHIVREEETLEMIARKYGVTEAEIIVWNKLINGKIETGQNLVIHVLVTEGA encoded by the coding sequence ATGAAAAAGAATACTCAAATCATAATACTCTGCATTATCATCATCTTTTTGTTGGCTTACATACTATATATGTTGTTCATACAAAAGCATCCCGAGCACTCGGGAGAATATCCCCCTCATTACCGGTATTATCCCTTCGAAATACCTAAAGAATTATCCTTTGCAGGGGAGCCTGTACCGCTTGAGAACATTGATGTTTCCGAGCGTTTTGAACGGGAGATGCTCATCAATACCTATTGGAGCGCCAGCACCATTTTGCTTATGAAAAGAGCCAACCGGTGGCTGCCGGCAATAGATACTATTCTGAAGAAAAAACAAATTCCTCAGGATTTCAGATATCTTTGTGTTATAGAAAGCATGCTTAAAAATGTAATTTCGCCAAAAAGAGCTACCGGATTCTGGCAATTCTTAAAAGGAACCGGCAGGGAATTCGGGCTTGAGATCAACCGGGAAGTGGATGAAAGGTATGACCCGATCAAATCTACTTATGCGGCATGCAAATATTTTAACAAAGCATACAAAACTTTTGGCAACTGGACTGATGTAGCGGCTTCCTACAACAGGGGTATTTATGGCATCAAAAGGGCATATAAAAAACAGAAGGTGGCCTCTTATTATGATCTCCAGTTGAATAGAGAAACTTCAAGGTATCTGTTTAGGATACTTGCTATGAAAGAATTGCTTGAGCATCCTCTGCATTATGGATATAATATTTCTGAAAATTTTCTTTATCAACCTTTTGATAGCAGGGAAGTGGTCGTTGATTCAACCATCAACGATCTGGTTGAATTTGCTTTTGATCAGAAGATCAATTTCAGAATATTAAAAAGATATAATCCATGGCTCAGAAGTAAAACCCTGACTATAAAAAACCCTAAAAAAACCTACAAGATTTTAATACCTAATAACCTATCTGAGTTCAAATTGTTTTTCAGGTATATTTTTATAGATACCGCTGCTGTTGATTCCTTACCCGGATATGAACCCACGATTCCGTATTTACCGGGCAAAGAACCAGACACTTTAACTGAAAAAGAAAACATAGAATATGAGGATGTTTCTCATATTGTAAGAGAAGAAGAAACCCTGGAAATGATCGCCCGAAAATATGGCGTCACTGAAGCTGAGATTATCGTTTGGAACAAACTTATTAACGGTAAGATTGAAACAGGGCAGAACCTGGTTATTCATGTTTTGGTTACTGAAGGCGCGTAG
- a CDS encoding tetratricopeptide repeat protein, whose translation MKTIVYIKVILVALFISLPLFSFGQPDTTIANHYFKKADSLSRSKQYDSAIYYFQKASVIYEKVENREKYVLCYNQTGRNFSYKRKYKEAISSLNIALDYGLKKLESDHLLISQTHHWFGLVYRITGLYKESIDHYNKSIDIRIRSLGENNIAIASSYNDIGIVYELTGNYRKALDYYEKTLSIAIKLTGENDHNIAGVYNNIGFIYVNEGDYYTALEYYNKSLRILLNTLGKHHPNIALSYNNIGVVFRKINNLDKALEYYNRSLSIRLKALAEDHPDVAQSYLNIGIVYKEKGDYAKAIEFYNKALSIWINSLGHKHPLIANTYTNLGDLFTRKEDYIRALEFQNKALNILINTYGDYHPEIGVVYNSIAAIYTAQSKYDTALVFLQQALGALVKGAKTSSIYINPEFIEIRIPGQPPRFKGVNSNVVLKDVLTKKAEAFYEVWLIKK comes from the coding sequence ATGAAAACGATCGTTTATATAAAGGTTATCCTGGTAGCGCTTTTTATTTCTTTACCATTATTTTCATTTGGGCAACCAGATACTACCATTGCCAACCACTATTTCAAAAAAGCCGACTCCCTTTCCCGGTCCAAACAGTATGACAGCGCGATATATTATTTTCAAAAAGCAAGTGTGATTTATGAAAAAGTAGAAAACCGGGAAAAATATGTATTATGTTACAATCAAACAGGGAGGAATTTTAGCTACAAAAGAAAGTATAAAGAAGCAATATCATCTTTAAATATAGCTTTAGATTATGGATTGAAAAAGCTTGAAAGTGATCATTTATTAATATCTCAAACGCATCATTGGTTTGGACTTGTTTATAGGATTACCGGGCTATATAAAGAATCCATTGATCATTATAACAAATCAATTGATATAAGGATAAGATCACTTGGTGAGAATAACATAGCTATAGCTTCAAGTTATAATGATATTGGCATTGTATATGAGCTAACAGGGAATTATCGTAAAGCATTGGATTATTATGAAAAAACTTTGTCTATAGCAATTAAATTAACAGGTGAAAATGATCACAATATCGCAGGGGTATATAACAATATTGGGTTCATTTATGTTAATGAGGGAGATTATTATACAGCGCTTGAATATTATAATAAATCCTTACGTATCCTGCTTAATACACTTGGTAAACATCATCCAAATATTGCCTTAAGTTATAATAACATTGGGGTGGTATTTCGTAAAATCAACAATTTAGATAAGGCGCTTGAATATTATAACAGATCGTTATCCATTAGACTTAAAGCGCTTGCAGAAGATCATCCTGATGTGGCTCAAAGCTATCTTAATATTGGAATTGTTTATAAAGAAAAAGGAGATTATGCAAAAGCGATTGAATTTTATAACAAAGCTTTGTCAATATGGATCAATTCCCTTGGCCACAAGCACCCCCTTATAGCCAATACTTATACAAATTTGGGAGATCTTTTTACACGAAAAGAAGATTATATCAGAGCGCTGGAATTTCAGAATAAAGCATTAAATATATTGATAAATACCTACGGTGATTATCATCCTGAGATAGGGGTTGTTTACAATAGTATTGCAGCCATTTACACAGCCCAGTCAAAATACGACACTGCGCTGGTTTTTTTGCAGCAGGCGCTGGGGGCGCTGGTGAAAGGGGCAAAAACAAGCTCAATTTATATTAATCCCGAATTCATAGAGATCCGGATCCCTGGCCAGCCTCCGAGATTTAAAGGGGTAAACAGCAATGTGGTCTTGAAGGATGTATTGACAAAAAAGGCGGAGGCGTTTTATGAAGTTTGGTTGATTAAAAAATAA
- a CDS encoding TIGR00730 family Rossman fold protein, producing the protein MKNKKEKVVETGLSRRVPDTIGDKERRIRRAFKQKDWNEIKTADSWSIFKIMSEFVEGFEKMARIGPCVSVFGSARTAPGHKYYKMAEEIAALLVKHGYGVITGGGPGIMEAANKGAYVQAGRSVGLNIILPHEQNSNIYIDADKCINFDYFFVRKVFFVKYAQGFIVLPGGFGTMDELFESLNLIQTKKIGQFPIVLVGTQYWKGLFDWIKNVMLQQENNISPENLKLVNMVDTPHEAVKVIDKFYAKYLLSPNF; encoded by the coding sequence ATGAAAAATAAAAAAGAAAAAGTTGTTGAAACCGGGTTATCACGCAGAGTCCCTGATACAATCGGGGACAAAGAACGAAGGATCAGGAGGGCATTCAAGCAGAAAGATTGGAACGAGATAAAAACCGCAGATTCCTGGTCGATATTCAAGATAATGAGTGAATTTGTTGAAGGCTTTGAAAAAATGGCAAGGATCGGTCCCTGTGTATCTGTTTTTGGCTCTGCAAGAACTGCCCCTGGTCACAAGTATTATAAAATGGCTGAGGAAATAGCTGCTCTGTTGGTGAAACATGGGTACGGAGTGATCACCGGTGGAGGTCCCGGTATTATGGAAGCAGCCAATAAAGGCGCTTATGTTCAGGCAGGCAGGTCTGTTGGATTAAACATTATTCTGCCGCATGAGCAGAACAGTAATATTTATATTGATGCGGATAAGTGCATAAATTTTGATTACTTTTTTGTTAGAAAGGTCTTTTTTGTCAAGTACGCACAGGGATTCATCGTACTGCCGGGCGGTTTTGGTACGATGGATGAACTCTTTGAATCTTTAAACCTGATCCAGACAAAAAAGATCGGACAGTTTCCTATTGTACTTGTCGGAACTCAATACTGGAAAGGTTTGTTTGATTGGATAAAGAATGTAATGCTGCAGCAGGAAAATAATATTAGCCCCGAAAATCTAAAACTGGTAAATATGGTAGATACACCTCACGAAGCTGTAAAAGTTATTGATAAGTTTTATGCTAAATATTTGCTTTCACCGAATTTTTAA
- the uvrA gene encoding excinuclease ABC subunit UvrA, translating into MKKNIEIFGAREHNLKNIDVILPQNKLIVFTGISGSGKSSLAFDTIYAEGQRRYMESFSAYARSFIGNMQRPDVDKINGLSPVISIEQKTTSRNPRSTVGTVTEIYDFMRLLFARTAEAFSYVTGEKMVRQSEDQIIDQILSKYTNQKLIILAPVVKGRKGHYRELFEQIRKMGFVKVRVDGQIKDIVPKMQADRYVTHDIEIVIDRIVVPARQRPTVGGKNEERYRISQTIHTALQHGKGIIMIMEDGKWKMEDGKTLNIKHQISDIKYFSKYLMCPTSGISYPEPEPNTFSFNSPYGACPECKGLGKIEEITKRSIIPDESLSISRGGIAVLGEYRDIWIFQKLESILKEHKLSISTSIKDIPDDVLNEILYGFSGKEDSSFDDQFNIKSPNHQISQSTNEYEGILNFLNKQHEIGLEKTKDWLKNFTQTSVCAECKGSRLKKESLHFKIKEKNIADLAALDIKHLADWFGNIENRLTQRQKTIAENVLKEIRKRIGFLLDVGLDYLTLDRTLRTLAGGEAQRIRLATQIGTQLVGVLYILDEPSIGLHPRDNFRLLNALKSLRDLGNSVIVSEHDKDMMLNADFIVDIGPGAGRHGGEIVATGSPEEIKRNGRSSLTVDYLVGKKSIEVPQRKRNGESDEKFLILKGARGNNLKNITLKLPLEKMICITGVSGSGKSTLIHQTLFPILTKKLYRSKTLPLTYKGITGLEYIDKVTEVDQSPIGRTPRSNPATYTGVFSAIRALFSQLPESKIRGYKPGRFSFNVKGGRCETCRGGGLRLIEMDFLPDVHVLCESCRGLRYNRETLEVRFKGKSISDVLDMTVEQAVEFFEHQPGIMQKIKTMNEVGLGYITLGQHATTLSGGEAQRVKLSAELSKKDTGKTLYILDEPTTGLHFEDIKHLLIVLNKLVDKSNTVLIIEHNIDVIKSADHIIDLGPEGGDKGGYVVCAGSPQEVAKNEKSYTGVFLKKAYNKL; encoded by the coding sequence TTGAAAAAAAATATCGAAATTTTCGGGGCCCGGGAACACAATTTAAAAAATATTGATGTTATATTACCTCAAAATAAACTCATCGTATTTACCGGGATCAGCGGCAGCGGCAAGTCCTCGCTGGCTTTCGATACCATTTATGCCGAAGGGCAGAGACGGTATATGGAAAGTTTTTCTGCATATGCACGCTCATTCATTGGCAATATGCAGCGCCCTGATGTTGACAAGATCAATGGATTGAGCCCCGTTATTTCTATTGAGCAGAAAACAACTTCCAGAAACCCACGCTCCACTGTTGGTACCGTAACTGAGATCTATGATTTTATGCGTTTGCTTTTTGCACGTACTGCTGAAGCATTTTCGTATGTTACGGGAGAGAAAATGGTACGCCAGTCAGAAGATCAGATCATTGATCAGATCCTTTCCAAATATACCAACCAAAAACTTATCATCTTAGCCCCGGTTGTGAAAGGCAGAAAAGGGCATTATCGCGAGCTTTTTGAGCAAATACGCAAAATGGGGTTTGTAAAAGTACGCGTAGATGGGCAGATCAAAGATATAGTTCCCAAAATGCAGGCAGACAGGTACGTAACGCATGATATAGAAATTGTTATTGATAGAATTGTTGTACCTGCCCGCCAAAGGCCTACGGTAGGCGGGAAAAATGAAGAGAGATACAGGATCTCACAAACAATACATACAGCGCTGCAGCACGGTAAAGGGATAATAATGATAATGGAAGACGGAAAATGGAAGATGGAAGATGGAAAAACGTTAAATATCAAACATCAAATATCCGACATCAAATACTTCTCTAAATACCTAATGTGTCCAACCTCTGGTATTTCCTATCCCGAACCTGAACCCAACACCTTCTCATTCAATTCTCCATATGGCGCCTGCCCTGAATGTAAAGGATTGGGAAAGATTGAAGAGATCACCAAACGATCCATCATACCGGATGAAAGCCTCAGTATAAGTCGTGGTGGTATTGCTGTGCTGGGTGAGTATAGAGATATATGGATATTTCAAAAGCTGGAATCTATTTTGAAAGAACATAAGCTCAGCATTTCAACGTCTATTAAAGATATTCCGGATGATGTTCTAAACGAAATTCTGTATGGCTTTTCTGGTAAGGAGGACAGCTCATTTGATGATCAATTCAATATTAAATCACCAAATCACCAAATCTCTCAATCAACAAATGAATACGAGGGAATACTTAACTTCCTGAACAAGCAGCATGAGATTGGGTTGGAGAAAACAAAGGACTGGCTTAAAAATTTTACACAGACAAGTGTTTGTGCTGAATGCAAGGGCTCCAGGTTAAAGAAAGAATCGCTCCATTTTAAGATAAAAGAGAAAAACATTGCTGACCTGGCAGCGCTGGATATAAAACATCTGGCAGATTGGTTTGGAAATATTGAAAACAGGCTTACTCAAAGACAGAAAACCATTGCTGAAAATGTGCTTAAAGAGATCAGGAAAAGAATAGGATTCCTGTTAGATGTAGGATTGGATTATTTAACATTAGACAGGACATTGAGAACTTTGGCAGGAGGCGAAGCACAACGGATCAGGCTGGCTACACAGATCGGTACGCAGTTGGTCGGTGTCTTGTACATCCTGGATGAGCCCAGCATCGGATTACATCCACGGGATAATTTTAGGTTGTTAAATGCTTTAAAAAGTCTCCGTGACCTGGGCAATAGCGTGATCGTATCAGAGCATGATAAGGATATGATGCTCAACGCTGATTTTATTGTAGATATCGGTCCTGGTGCAGGAAGGCATGGTGGCGAGATCGTTGCCACCGGGTCACCTGAAGAAATTAAAAGAAATGGCAGAAGCAGTTTAACGGTTGATTACCTGGTTGGGAAGAAAAGCATTGAAGTACCGCAAAGAAAAAGAAACGGTGAAAGTGATGAAAAGTTTTTGATCCTGAAAGGCGCTCGTGGTAATAACCTCAAAAATATTACACTAAAGCTGCCGCTTGAAAAGATGATTTGTATAACGGGTGTATCGGGGAGCGGTAAATCTACCTTAATTCATCAAACGCTCTTTCCTATACTTACCAAAAAATTGTACAGATCAAAAACATTGCCTTTAACTTATAAAGGTATTACCGGGTTAGAGTATATTGATAAAGTAACTGAAGTGGATCAATCTCCTATTGGCAGAACGCCCAGGTCTAACCCGGCTACATACACTGGTGTGTTTTCTGCTATCCGTGCCCTGTTCAGCCAGTTGCCCGAATCAAAGATCAGGGGATACAAGCCAGGCAGGTTCTCATTTAATGTAAAAGGTGGACGCTGCGAGACTTGTAGAGGCGGAGGGTTGAGATTGATAGAGATGGATTTTCTGCCCGATGTGCACGTGCTTTGTGAATCCTGCAGAGGGTTACGATACAATCGTGAAACCCTGGAAGTGCGCTTTAAAGGTAAATCCATATCCGATGTATTGGATATGACCGTTGAACAGGCAGTGGAATTTTTTGAGCACCAGCCCGGCATTATGCAAAAGATAAAAACGATGAATGAGGTTGGCTTGGGTTATATCACACTCGGGCAGCATGCTACCACGCTTTCAGGCGGTGAAGCTCAAAGAGTAAAGCTCTCGGCTGAACTTTCAAAAAAAGATACAGGCAAAACGCTTTATATCCTGGATGAACCTACTACCGGACTCCACTTTGAAGACATCAAACATTTGCTGATCGTATTGAATAAATTAGTTGATAAAAGCAATACGGTATTGATCATTGAGCATAATATAGACGTGATCAAGTCAGCAGACCACATCATTGATCTTGGACCTGAAGGCGGAGACAAAGGAGGGTATGTCGTATGTGCAGGCAGTCCTCAGGAGGTAGCTAAGAATGAGAAAAGTTATACGGGGGTGTTTTTGAAGAAGGCTTACAATAAACTATAA
- a CDS encoding PorT family protein, which yields MCNLIISKKIRLYVPILIIFYAIFSLNAEQLFAQEKKILVGIHFSPLLSYTYDVQDAYIPSQDFFSIKPKINFSTGIVLNYYPHNNIGIKSGISITRKSYTILLNRFTNDSIAGFIKHTPIIHAIEIPLLLILRSNLLKNGYYLKGFAGVSFDWNNLDVYRVQTAGSGLIPTEMLDSGTVRTFGTIFSPSIVLGSSIKIPEYFEIGLSWHYGLRTMHAIKTKSYVNKQVYESLVIPKISYISLNITYYPAQNISFKKPLLYLLLAESIIISSILF from the coding sequence ATGTGTAACCTTATTATAAGTAAAAAAATAAGATTATATGTTCCAATTCTTATTATATTTTACGCAATATTTTCTTTAAATGCAGAGCAACTTTTTGCGCAAGAAAAAAAAATACTGGTTGGTATTCATTTTAGTCCCCTTTTGTCTTATACTTATGATGTACAAGACGCTTATATTCCTTCACAAGATTTTTTTAGTATTAAACCAAAAATAAATTTCTCTACTGGTATAGTTTTAAATTACTATCCGCATAATAACATTGGTATTAAAAGCGGTATATCAATTACCCGCAAGAGCTATACAATACTACTAAACAGATTTACAAACGACTCAATAGCTGGCTTTATCAAACATACACCAATTATACATGCTATTGAAATTCCGCTGCTTCTGATTCTCCGTTCTAATTTATTGAAAAATGGATATTATCTGAAAGGATTTGCAGGAGTTTCTTTTGATTGGAATAATTTAGACGTATATAGAGTACAAACGGCGGGTTCAGGATTAATACCTACTGAAATGCTTGATTCAGGGACCGTACGTACTTTTGGCACTATTTTTAGCCCAAGCATTGTACTGGGTTCAAGTATCAAAATACCTGAATATTTTGAAATTGGTTTATCCTGGCATTATGGCTTAAGAACAATGCACGCAATCAAAACTAAATCATACGTTAACAAACAAGTGTATGAGAGCCTTGTAATTCCTAAAATAAGCTATATCAGCTTAAATATTACATATTATCCTGCCCAAAATATCTCATTTAAAAAACCATTATTATATTTACTTCTTGCAGAAAGTATAATTATCAGTAGTATTTTATTTTAG